The following is a genomic window from Thiohalorhabdus denitrificans.
GCCGGGCTCCGGCCGAATCGCCACTGGCACGGGCACGGATGCGGTGGCCATCGCCTCCGAGGGCGGCGCCGATACGCCCTATTCCGGTTACCACACTGAATCGGGACAGGCCCTGGTGGCGGCGGTCCGGGAGGCCGTCGGCGCCTCCCTGGCACTGAGCGGGGAAAGGGGAGCGGAACCCGAGGAGACCTGATCAATCCGACCCTCATGGGGGCGGGTGCCCTCCTGGGACCGCTTAGGGGGCTTCCGGCTCCTTGGACGGTCACCGAAACGTTCGCTCGGACTCCCAAAACGAATCCGGGATGCGGGGTAAGCCCGGAGGGCGACTGATGGGATGCCCGAAGGGCAGGGACCCCTTGGGGCCTGGAGGGCTTGCCCCGCATCCCGGGCCCCGTGGGCCCTTCCGGCCGGATAAAGATGCTTCCTAACGGAGGAGATCGAGGCATCATGCCGTATCTCGCGGGCCTGTTGGCCCTGCTCGGCGGGCTTGGTGGGATCTTCCTGGTGGGAGTCCACCTCGCCTTCCGCGTCCCACCGCGCCGGGAGACGGGCACCCCGGCTGCTTACGGGCTTTCCTTCCGGGAGGTGCGGATCCCCACGGTCCGGCGGCGACAACTGTTCGCCTGGTGGCTGCCCGGCCGGGCCTCCGCCCCCACCGTGATCATCCTTCACGGCTGGGGCGCCAACGCCGAGCTCATGCTGCCCCTGGCGGCGCCCTTCGCGGCGGCGGGCCTCAACGTGCTCCTGCTGGACGCCCGCGGCCACGGCCGTAGCGACCGCGACACCTTCGCCTCCATGCCGCGTTTCGCCGAGGACGCCGGGGCCGCCGTGGATTGGGTCAAGGCGCAAGAGGGCGGATCGCGAGGCGGAATCGTCCTGGTCGGCCACTCGGTGGGGGCGGGGGCGGTGCTGCTGGAGGCGGGGCGGCGCCGGGATGTGGGCGCCGTCATCAGCATCGCCGCTTTCGCTCATCCGCGGTGGATGATGAGCCGCTACCTGCGGGGCTTCCGCCTGCCGGGCGCCGTGGACCGGCTGGTGCAGGCCTACGTCCAGTGGCTTATCGGCCACCGCTTCGCGGACATCGCCCCGCTGCGTACCGTATGCCTGGTCCACTGCCCGCTGCTGCTGGTGCATGGCGAGGCAGACGCCACCGTACCCATCACCGATGGGGAGCGTCTGGCTTCCGTGTCCGGTGCCAGACTGCTCCGTATCCCAGGGGCCGGTCATGGTTCGGTGGAGGAGGTAGAGGGGTACGGCGAGGGGCTGATCTCCTGGCTGCGGGACTCGCTACCTTGTGGGGTTTCTGCCGATAAGTGCGGGACGGGAGGTTCCGACTGAAACAGGTTCTGGTTGCGGAGCCAGCCAAGTAGGGGCTTTCCGGTTTGTCCCCGTTCTGCGCTAGGATGAACCCACACCCCCGGGAAACCGGAACATCCATGGTACGTACCATCGCATCTTCCCCAGGCCAGCCTATTCCGGAGCGTGTGCAGGAAGTGGCCCTGCTCGCCGCCGCCGCGGTGCGCGAAGAGCTGGGCCCCGGGGCCCGTGTGGTGTGGTTCGGGTCCTGGCCAAGGGGCCAGGCCCGGCCGCGTTCGGATCTCGACCTGGGGGTGGAACGGGATCCTGCCATTTCCCCGGGGGAGCTGGCGAAAGCCAGGGAGCGGCTGGAGGACCTTCCCACCCTTTATTCGGTGGATCTGGTGGACTTGGGTGAAGCAGGCCCCACCCTGCG
Proteins encoded in this region:
- a CDS encoding alpha/beta hydrolase; this encodes MPYLAGLLALLGGLGGIFLVGVHLAFRVPPRRETGTPAAYGLSFREVRIPTVRRRQLFAWWLPGRASAPTVIILHGWGANAELMLPLAAPFAAAGLNVLLLDARGHGRSDRDTFASMPRFAEDAGAAVDWVKAQEGGSRGGIVLVGHSVGAGAVLLEAGRRRDVGAVISIAAFAHPRWMMSRYLRGFRLPGAVDRLVQAYVQWLIGHRFADIAPLRTVCLVHCPLLLVHGEADATVPITDGERLASVSGARLLRIPGAGHGSVEEVEGYGEGLISWLRDSLPCGVSADKCGTGGSD
- a CDS encoding nucleotidyltransferase family protein codes for the protein MALLAAAAVREELGPGARVVWFGSWPRGQARPRSDLDLGVERDPAISPGELAKARERLEDLPTLYSVDLVDLGEAGPTLREEVEREGMAL